The [Pantoea] beijingensis genomic sequence CCTTAACGCACCGGTGTTGGGTTTGTACGGTGGATTGGATACTGGTATCCCACAGGAAAGCGTTGAATTAATGCGCCAGGCGTTACGAGCGGCTAACGCTAAATCAGAAATCATTGTCTATCCGGAAGCCGGACATGCATTTAACGCAGATTATCGTCCCGATTATCATGAAGAATCAGCGAAAGATGGCTGGTCGCGGATGCTCGCCTGGTTCAAACAAAACGGCGTAAAACCTGCAGCCTGAGTAAACAAGGGGGCGCCGGCGCCCCCTAGTATCAGACTTTAGTTTCACGCAGGTTCTGTGCCGCTTTTACCATGTTGGCCAGCGCCTGACGCGTTTCAGTCCACCCACGCGTTTTCAAACCACAGTCCGGGTTAACCCACAAGCGCTCAACCGGAATACGTTTCGCCGCTTTCAGCAGCAGATCCTGAATCCACTCCACGCCAGGCACGTTGGGTGAATGAATGTCATACACGCCCGGCCCAATTTCATTGGGATACTCGAAATCCTCAAACGCCTCGAGCAGGTCCATATCAGAACGCGATGTTTCGATGGTGATCACGTCAGCGTCCAGCGCGGCGATAGAATCCATGATGTCGTTAAACTCGCAATAACACATGTGGGTGTGAATCTGCGTATCATCCCGTGCAACAGCCGCATTCAGGCGGAACGCATCCACGCCCCATTTCAGATAGGCCGCCCAGTCAGACTGACGCAATGGCAAACCTTCGCGCAGCGCAGGCTCATCAATCTGGATGATACCAATGCCCGCTTTCTCCAGGTCTTCAACTTCGTCACGCAGCGCCAGCGCAATCTGTTTAGCAATGGTTTCACGTGACACATCTTCGCGCGGGAAAGACCAGCAGAGAATGGTCACCGGCCCCGTCAGCATCCCTTTGACAGGCTTATCGGTCAGAGACTGCGCATATTTGGCCCATTCAACGGTAATCGCTTCAGGACGACTGACATCGCCAATAATAACCGGCGGTTTCACGCAACGGGAACCATAGCTTTGTACCCAACCGTTCTGAGTAAACACGAAGCCATCCAGATGCTCGCCGAAGTATTCAACCATGTCGTTACGTTCTGCTTCACCATGTACCAGCACGTCCAGACCTAAACGCTCCTGCTCCGCGATCGCCTGTTTGATATGTTCCGCAATGCCGGTGCGGTAATGATTACCGTCGAGACGCCCCTGTTTGAAATCCAGGCGCAGGCCACGAATTTCAGTGGTCTGAGGGAATGAGCCTATGGTCGTGGTGGGCCATGCCGGCAGGTTAAAGCGCTTACGCTGGGCAACGGCACGCGCCGGGTAATCGCTTTGACGTTCAATATCTTGTGGGGTGATCGCGGCCAGACGTTGTGCAACAGCGGCATTATGTACGCGGTTTGAGTTACGACGAGCGCGGATTGGCGCGCTCCATGATTCCAGAGACGCCGCATCGTTGGTGTTCAGCGCTTTCGTCAGCAGCGCCAACTCACCGCATTTTTGCAGTGCAAATGAGAACCAGCTTTTCACTTCATCATCAAGCCGTGTTTCAACACTCAGATCGATTGGGCTATGCAGCAGTGAACATGAAGAACCCATCCACAGCTGTTTACGCTGACCAACAAGCGGCGCTAAACGCTCAAACCAGGTGCTCAGATCGGCACGCCATACGTTACGGCCATTGATCACCCCTAAAGAGAGCAGCCACTCGGCGGGCAGTTTAGCGTTGATATCAGTGATATCATCTTTGCCGTGTACTAAATCAACATGCAGGCCATTTACCGGCAGTGCGCGAAGGGTATCCAGGTTGTGAGAGATACTATCGAAATAGGTGGTTAACAGCAGTTTTGTATTGCCCAGCAGCGCAGTATAAGCCGGTTTGAAAGCGTTCAGCCATTCAGCAGGCAGCTCAAGAACCAGTGCAGGTTCATCGATCTGCACCCACTCAATACCACGTTTCGCCAGCTCCGCCAGCACTTGCTGGTAGACGGGAAGAATATCCTGCAGCAGGCTCAGGCGATCAAACTGCTCACCTTTCACTTTGCCCAGCCAAAGATAGGTAACAGGCCCCAGTAAAACAGGTTTGACTTTATGCCCAAGGGCCAGCGCTTCATCGACTTCATCCAGCAGCTGTGTCCAGGTCAGTTTGAACTGCTGGCCCTTAGTGAATTCTGGCACCATGTAGTGATAGTTGGTGTTAAACCATTTGGTCATTTCTGCAGCGGCGGCGGGTTCGCCGGTTGGTGCGCGACCACGTCCCAAACGGAACAAGGTGTCCAGATCGACCGAGCCGTCTTTATTTTGGTGACGCGCAGGTACGTTGCCCAGTAACAGACTGGTCGTCAGTACGTGATCATACCAGGCAAAATCACCTACGGGCAGCAGATCAACGCCAGCCTCTTTTTGTTGCTGCCAGTGGCGAGCACGCAGTTCACTACCCACGGCCAGCAACTCTTCCTGAGTACTGTTGCCTGCCCAGTAACTTTCCTGCGCTTTTTTCAGTTCGCGACGTAAGCCGACGCGGGGAAATCCAAGTGTATGGTTCAGGATGGTCATGATTTTATCCTTGTCTGTTAATAACGTTG encodes the following:
- the metE gene encoding 5-methyltetrahydropteroyltriglutamate--homocysteine S-methyltransferase — translated: MTILNHTLGFPRVGLRRELKKAQESYWAGNSTQEELLAVGSELRARHWQQQKEAGVDLLPVGDFAWYDHVLTTSLLLGNVPARHQNKDGSVDLDTLFRLGRGRAPTGEPAAAAEMTKWFNTNYHYMVPEFTKGQQFKLTWTQLLDEVDEALALGHKVKPVLLGPVTYLWLGKVKGEQFDRLSLLQDILPVYQQVLAELAKRGIEWVQIDEPALVLELPAEWLNAFKPAYTALLGNTKLLLTTYFDSISHNLDTLRALPVNGLHVDLVHGKDDITDINAKLPAEWLLSLGVINGRNVWRADLSTWFERLAPLVGQRKQLWMGSSCSLLHSPIDLSVETRLDDEVKSWFSFALQKCGELALLTKALNTNDAASLESWSAPIRARRNSNRVHNAAVAQRLAAITPQDIERQSDYPARAVAQRKRFNLPAWPTTTIGSFPQTTEIRGLRLDFKQGRLDGNHYRTGIAEHIKQAIAEQERLGLDVLVHGEAERNDMVEYFGEHLDGFVFTQNGWVQSYGSRCVKPPVIIGDVSRPEAITVEWAKYAQSLTDKPVKGMLTGPVTILCWSFPREDVSRETIAKQIALALRDEVEDLEKAGIGIIQIDEPALREGLPLRQSDWAAYLKWGVDAFRLNAAVARDDTQIHTHMCYCEFNDIMDSIAALDADVITIETSRSDMDLLEAFEDFEYPNEIGPGVYDIHSPNVPGVEWIQDLLLKAAKRIPVERLWVNPDCGLKTRGWTETRQALANMVKAAQNLRETKV